In the genome of Triticum urartu cultivar G1812 chromosome 5, Tu2.1, whole genome shotgun sequence, one region contains:
- the LOC125511361 gene encoding transcription factor BHLH3-like isoform X2 encodes MDQLDEQSFLDELMSLRREEALPPAPAPWQAYPGSGMMTTSDLLFYGGEGAEASSGTDMAGPFLQQPMAPPPSAPPHRSHEEFNFDCLSEVCNPYRSCVGGVPGHGVVHAAGQALAQYPLHDAMAEDDPSGSNLHRGGGASSSPVPFVFGAGGARESPEIIRGVFPGAHARSKLNGGTTSKNLMAERRRRKRLNDRLSMLRSIVPKITKMDRTSILGDTIDYVNELTERIKTLEEEIGSTPEELNLLNTRKNVSSGSSEEMSTSNSTNGDGETRIDICCATSPGALISTVSALEVLGLEIEQCVVSCFGDFAMQASCSQEEGRSRVTSTDEIKQALFTSAGYGGRCL; translated from the exons ATGGATCAGCTTGACGAGCAGTCCTTCCTCGACGAGCTCATGTCGCTGCGCCGGGAGGAGGCGCTGCCGCCGGCTCCGGCTCCGTGGCAGGCGTACCCGGGCAGCGGCATGATGACGACGAGCGACCTCCTCTTCTACGGCGGCGAGGGCGCGGAGGCGAGCAGCGGCACGGACATGGCCGGGCCGTTTCTTCAACAGCCCATGGCGCCACCGCCCTCCGCACCTCCTCACCGTTCCCACGAGGAGTTCAACTTCGACTGCCTCAGCGAAGTGTGCAACCCTTACCGGAGCTGCGTCGGCGGCGTCCCTGGGCATGGGGTCGTCCACGCTGCCGGCCAGGCGCTGGCTCAGTATCCCCTCCACGACGCCATGGCGGAGGACGATCCGAGCGGCAGCAACCTGCATCGCGGTGGTGGGGCGTCGTCGTCCCCGGTGCCGTTCGTGTTCGGAGCAGGAGGCGCCCGGGAGAGCCCAGAGATAATCAGGGGCGTCTTCCCCGGCGCCCACGCTAGAAGCAAGCTCAACGGCGGCACTACGTCCAAGAACCTCATGGCGGAAAGGCGGCGCCGGAAGCGTCTCAACGACCGCCTCTCCATGCTCCGCTCCATCGTGCCCAAGATTACCAAG ATGGATAGGACCTCGATCCTTGGGGACACCATAGACTACGTGAATGAGCTAACCGAGCGGATCAAAACCCTTGAGGAGGAGATCGGCTCCACGCCGGAGGAGCTGAACCTGCTGAACACCAGGAAGAATGTCTCCAGCGGTAGCAGCGAGGAGATGTCGACGAGCAATTCCACCAAT GGCGACGGCGAAACGAGGATCGACATCTGCTGCGCCACAAGCCCCGGCGCGCTGATCTCGACGGTGAGCGCGCTGGAGGTGCTGGGGCTGGAGATCGAGCAGTGCGTCGTCAGCTGCTTCGGCGACTTCGCCATGCAGGCATCATGCTCACAA gaggaagggaGGAGCCGAGTGACAAGCACCGACGAGATCAAGCAGGCATTGTTCACGAGTGCAGGCTATGGAGGAAGGTGTCTCTAG
- the LOC125511361 gene encoding transcription factor BHLH3-like isoform X1, with amino-acid sequence MDQLDEQSFLDELMSLRREEALPPAPAPWQAYPGSGMMTTSDLLFYGGEGAEASSGTDMAGPFLQQPMAPPPSAPPHRSHEEFNFDCLSEVCNPYRSCVGGVPGHGVVHAAGQALAQYPLHDAMAEDDPSGSNLHRGGGASSSPVPFVFGAGGARESPEIIRGVFPGAHARSKLNGGTTSKNLMAERRRRKRLNDRLSMLRSIVPKITKMDRTSILGDTIDYVNELTERIKTLEEEIGSTPEELNLLNTRKNVSSGSSEEMSTSNSTNFVIEKQGDGETRIDICCATSPGALISTVSALEVLGLEIEQCVVSCFGDFAMQASCSQEEGRSRVTSTDEIKQALFTSAGYGGRCL; translated from the exons ATGGATCAGCTTGACGAGCAGTCCTTCCTCGACGAGCTCATGTCGCTGCGCCGGGAGGAGGCGCTGCCGCCGGCTCCGGCTCCGTGGCAGGCGTACCCGGGCAGCGGCATGATGACGACGAGCGACCTCCTCTTCTACGGCGGCGAGGGCGCGGAGGCGAGCAGCGGCACGGACATGGCCGGGCCGTTTCTTCAACAGCCCATGGCGCCACCGCCCTCCGCACCTCCTCACCGTTCCCACGAGGAGTTCAACTTCGACTGCCTCAGCGAAGTGTGCAACCCTTACCGGAGCTGCGTCGGCGGCGTCCCTGGGCATGGGGTCGTCCACGCTGCCGGCCAGGCGCTGGCTCAGTATCCCCTCCACGACGCCATGGCGGAGGACGATCCGAGCGGCAGCAACCTGCATCGCGGTGGTGGGGCGTCGTCGTCCCCGGTGCCGTTCGTGTTCGGAGCAGGAGGCGCCCGGGAGAGCCCAGAGATAATCAGGGGCGTCTTCCCCGGCGCCCACGCTAGAAGCAAGCTCAACGGCGGCACTACGTCCAAGAACCTCATGGCGGAAAGGCGGCGCCGGAAGCGTCTCAACGACCGCCTCTCCATGCTCCGCTCCATCGTGCCCAAGATTACCAAG ATGGATAGGACCTCGATCCTTGGGGACACCATAGACTACGTGAATGAGCTAACCGAGCGGATCAAAACCCTTGAGGAGGAGATCGGCTCCACGCCGGAGGAGCTGAACCTGCTGAACACCAGGAAGAATGTCTCCAGCGGTAGCAGCGAGGAGATGTCGACGAGCAATTCCACCAAT TTTGTCATCGAGAAGCAGGGCGACGGCGAAACGAGGATCGACATCTGCTGCGCCACAAGCCCCGGCGCGCTGATCTCGACGGTGAGCGCGCTGGAGGTGCTGGGGCTGGAGATCGAGCAGTGCGTCGTCAGCTGCTTCGGCGACTTCGCCATGCAGGCATCATGCTCACAA gaggaagggaGGAGCCGAGTGACAAGCACCGACGAGATCAAGCAGGCATTGTTCACGAGTGCAGGCTATGGAGGAAGGTGTCTCTAG